In the Burkholderia glumae LMG 2196 = ATCC 33617 genome, one interval contains:
- a CDS encoding DUF3300 domain-containing protein: MNDTHQIMKPTLPPRHHSVRALVASSLVIALLGLAACNKKSDDTPPAASEASAASAPAASDAQPAPAAYTPPSADQLYQMVAPIALFPDKLVALVLAGSTYPDQITAANTWIGQNPTLKGADLTAAADAQSWDPSVKALTAFPAVLSQMAGNIAWTTALGQAYFHDPNDVLNAIQVMRQRAQKAGHLSSGSKLHVTQVTQAAPPPSYTPAPSGPAIYEGPPIVPPPPQTIVIEPAQPDTVYVPTYNPAVVYGAPVVYPGYVYRPSYDTGAVVTAGVLSFGVGIAVGALFSHHDWGWHAWGVNWGAPHPDGPAWGNWQRPAVVYNHTTYISKSTTVINNVNNIHNTRITNNVTNNYGNTTNNVGNLINRGAPPAGMAAAQQMREQQMREQQMRAQQMREQQAARANPGAPHPVPSAMSMPHFGANDARPGERPGLHPGESRPNQFAAHTGTGASHPGAEMHAGHNEPGAHAPVAGRAEESVPHPPAEATHGQSHQNEMREMSGMQPHQQAETRHAPEAEASRPQHEAPPQQHQAFPQQQQQHEAEAHREAPQSHPAEHGQHAPQAHPQSHPQHSAPHPQQHERREHR, translated from the coding sequence ATGAACGACACGCACCAGATCATGAAACCTACCCTGCCGCCTCGTCACCACTCCGTCCGCGCGCTCGTCGCGTCCTCGCTCGTGATCGCCCTGCTGGGCCTGGCCGCCTGCAACAAGAAGAGCGACGACACGCCGCCCGCTGCCAGCGAGGCCAGCGCCGCGAGCGCGCCGGCCGCCTCCGACGCGCAGCCGGCGCCGGCGGCCTACACGCCGCCGAGCGCCGACCAGCTCTATCAGATGGTCGCGCCGATCGCGCTGTTCCCGGACAAGCTGGTGGCCCTGGTGCTGGCCGGCTCGACCTATCCCGACCAGATCACGGCCGCCAACACCTGGATCGGCCAGAATCCGACGCTCAAGGGCGCGGACCTGACCGCGGCCGCCGATGCGCAGTCCTGGGATCCGTCGGTCAAGGCACTGACCGCGTTCCCGGCCGTGCTCTCGCAGATGGCCGGCAATATCGCCTGGACCACCGCGCTCGGCCAAGCCTATTTCCATGATCCGAACGACGTGCTGAACGCAATCCAGGTGATGCGCCAGCGCGCGCAGAAGGCCGGGCACCTCAGCTCGGGCAGCAAGCTGCACGTGACGCAAGTGACGCAGGCCGCGCCGCCGCCGTCCTACACGCCGGCGCCGAGCGGCCCGGCGATCTACGAAGGCCCGCCGATCGTACCGCCGCCGCCGCAGACCATCGTGATCGAACCGGCCCAGCCCGATACGGTCTACGTGCCCACCTACAACCCGGCCGTGGTGTACGGCGCGCCGGTGGTCTACCCCGGCTACGTCTACCGGCCGAGCTACGACACCGGCGCGGTGGTGACCGCCGGCGTGCTGTCGTTCGGCGTGGGCATCGCGGTCGGCGCGCTGTTCAGCCATCACGACTGGGGCTGGCATGCGTGGGGCGTCAACTGGGGCGCGCCGCATCCGGACGGCCCGGCCTGGGGCAACTGGCAGCGGCCGGCGGTGGTGTACAACCACACCACCTATATCTCGAAGTCGACCACCGTGATCAACAACGTCAACAATATCCATAACACCCGGATCACGAACAACGTCACCAACAATTACGGCAATACCACCAACAACGTCGGCAACCTGATCAATCGCGGCGCGCCGCCGGCCGGCATGGCCGCCGCGCAGCAGATGCGCGAGCAGCAGATGCGCGAGCAGCAGATGCGCGCGCAACAGATGCGCGAGCAGCAGGCCGCGCGTGCGAATCCGGGCGCGCCGCATCCGGTCCCGTCGGCGATGTCGATGCCGCATTTCGGCGCCAACGATGCGCGGCCCGGCGAGCGGCCCGGACTGCATCCGGGCGAGAGCCGCCCGAACCAGTTTGCCGCGCACACCGGCACGGGTGCCTCGCATCCCGGCGCCGAGATGCACGCCGGGCACAACGAGCCGGGCGCGCATGCGCCCGTGGCGGGCCGCGCCGAGGAAAGCGTGCCGCACCCGCCGGCCGAGGCAACGCACGGCCAGAGCCACCAGAACGAGATGCGCGAGATGTCCGGCATGCAGCCGCATCAGCAGGCCGAGACGCGGCACGCGCCCGAGGCCGAAGCGTCGCGTCCGCAGCACGAGGCACCGCCCCAGCAGCACCAGGCCTTCCCGCAGCAGCAGCAGCAGCACGAGGCCGAGGCGCACCGCGAGGCACCGCAGTCCCATCCGGCCGAACATGGGCAACATGCGCCGCAAGCGCATCCCCAGTCGCATCCTCAGCATTCGGCGCCGCATCCGCAGCAGCACGAACGGCGCGAGCATCGCTGA
- a CDS encoding acid phosphatase: MSFLLTACGGGDDTSNSSPAVVSQVPAPPADPGYTDSAPVPSVAAFVDTAYTNQRGDARYATMSTNAGVRVLAGFRGLWQPLSEIVDAGVNAPAAGGFPAVVASTWTGLPTDGTPNGTALNPAVLSANVQYVVSATTARSAAQADAAYYDDRRGKGYSVTDGLGPLTAAWRNAAQQTTSITSVPADATVTLYNDSGNNTGVGGTANPTFGSVVDFVNAMGNNASTEPAKRFYKYERPFRWSSSVVVVPALVPAESATPATDGGFPSGHSAEAMRDAIAMAYVVPERFQEMLARGLELGENRILAGMHSPLDVMGGRILGEAAVAANLADPANAALKAAAFAQAHAALYAATNTNAASFPALAHSAPASSDRFADYATNKANFLRRLTFGFGQINPATAPAVVPKGAEALLETRLPYLSAEQRRVVLKTTALASGYPVLDDAEGWGRLNLFSAADGYGQFNGNVVISMDASKGGFSASDTWRNDIGGSGKLSFAGTGTLTLAGNNTYGGGTQVTGGTLAAAAPNAFGSGDVYLGAGTVVIAAPSRAVIAGRFTQLAGSTLELDRGTGDAGRVAVGGPVAIVGGTLHVKFAQGYAPRPGDTISLIDSGSFAGRFDAVTVDGYKVTPLYGTSGVQVHIDG; this comes from the coding sequence ATGTCGTTCCTGCTGACCGCCTGCGGCGGCGGCGACGACACCAGCAATAGCTCGCCCGCGGTGGTCTCGCAGGTGCCCGCGCCGCCCGCCGATCCCGGCTATACCGACAGCGCGCCGGTGCCCTCGGTTGCGGCCTTCGTCGACACGGCCTATACCAACCAGCGCGGCGACGCCCGCTATGCCACGATGAGCACCAATGCCGGGGTGCGCGTGCTGGCCGGCTTCCGCGGCCTCTGGCAACCGCTCAGCGAGATCGTCGACGCCGGGGTGAACGCGCCGGCGGCAGGCGGCTTCCCGGCGGTGGTCGCCTCGACCTGGACCGGCCTGCCGACCGACGGCACGCCCAACGGCACGGCGCTGAATCCGGCCGTGCTCAGTGCCAACGTGCAGTACGTGGTATCGGCCACCACCGCGCGCTCCGCCGCGCAGGCCGACGCCGCCTACTACGACGACCGCCGGGGCAAGGGCTACAGCGTCACCGACGGCCTGGGCCCCTTGACGGCGGCCTGGCGCAACGCGGCCCAGCAAACCACCTCCATCACCTCGGTCCCGGCGGACGCCACCGTCACGCTCTACAACGACAGCGGCAACAACACCGGGGTGGGCGGCACGGCCAATCCGACCTTCGGCAGCGTGGTGGATTTCGTCAACGCGATGGGCAACAACGCATCGACGGAGCCGGCCAAGCGCTTCTACAAATACGAACGGCCGTTCCGCTGGAGCAGCAGCGTCGTCGTCGTCCCTGCGCTGGTGCCGGCCGAAAGCGCCACGCCGGCCACCGACGGCGGCTTTCCCAGCGGCCACTCGGCCGAGGCGATGCGCGATGCCATCGCCATGGCTTATGTCGTGCCGGAGCGCTTCCAGGAAATGCTGGCCCGTGGCCTCGAACTCGGCGAAAACCGGATTCTGGCCGGCATGCACTCGCCGCTCGACGTGATGGGCGGGCGCATCCTCGGCGAAGCCGCGGTGGCGGCCAACCTCGCGGACCCGGCCAACGCCGCGCTGAAGGCAGCGGCCTTCGCCCAGGCCCACGCCGCGCTGTACGCCGCGACCAATACCAATGCAGCGAGCTTCCCGGCGCTCGCCCATTCCGCGCCCGCCTCGAGCGACCGCTTCGCGGACTACGCGACCAATAAGGCGAACTTCCTGCGCCGCCTCACCTTCGGTTTCGGCCAGATCAACCCGGCAACCGCCCCTGCCGTGGTGCCCAAGGGCGCCGAGGCGCTGCTCGAGACGCGCCTGCCGTACCTGAGCGCAGAGCAGCGCCGCGTGGTGCTGAAGACCACGGCGCTGGCGTCGGGCTATCCGGTGCTGGACGACGCCGAAGGATGGGGCAGGCTGAACCTGTTCTCCGCGGCCGACGGCTACGGCCAGTTCAACGGCAACGTGGTGATCTCGATGGATGCGTCCAAGGGCGGCTTCAGCGCGTCCGATACCTGGCGCAACGACATCGGCGGCAGCGGAAAGCTCAGCTTCGCCGGCACCGGCACCCTGACGCTGGCGGGCAACAACACGTATGGCGGCGGCACCCAGGTGACGGGCGGCACCCTGGCGGCCGCGGCCCCGAACGCGTTCGGCAGCGGCGACGTCTACCTGGGCGCGGGCACGGTGGTGATCGCGGCGCCGTCGCGCGCGGTCATTGCCGGCAGGTTCACCCAACTGGCGGGCAGCACGCTGGAACTCGATCGCGGCACCGGCGACGCCGGCCGCGTCGCGGTGGGCGGCCCCGTCGCGATCGTCGGCGGCACCCTGCATGTGAAGTTCGCGCAAGGCTATGCTCCCAGGCCCGGCGACACGATCAGCCTGATCGACAGCGGCAGCTTCGCGGGCCGCTTCGACGCCGTCACGGTCGACGGCTACAAGGTGACGCCCCTGTACGGCACCTCCGGGGTCCAGGTCCACATCGACGGCTGA
- a CDS encoding methyl-accepting chemotaxis protein encodes MFSSIRARILATCVGIVATALIATGGIIYYVVEQHNDEMINSNLKSTLAGQTLAINQWIASCAKQVAVLADSAPLGSSAEVLPSLRLVMQSGGFVAVTLGLADKTAYSPTPLPAGYDPTARPWYKQAAASGHALVTSVYRDAATGKPTFSFVSPVMRDGTMKGAIAAGMLLEKVSGIVAAIRPTPSSLAFLVNQKGDLLALGNTALIMKPASDLSADLTPALLEALKTADRPLEIKIDGADKLLRSEPIDGTDWHLVLALDKADVTAGIRAVATTTLVCVIVVALLAALVIGALTTTAFRRILLVRDALNDVSSGSGDLSRRLPAEGGDEAAQIARAFNLFTAKISETLLKIRESSESVRLASSEIAQGNQDLSGRTELTASSLQETAAALEEIAGTARNSADAVTQMSQLAEKASSVAIRGGDTVREVVTTMHQITQASAEISDIIGVIDGIAFQTNILALNAAVEAARASEHGRGFAVVAGEVRALAQRSAQAAREIKALIESSVSKIEQGSQLVQTAGLTMDEIVGGVRGITNAIGEIGVGAHEQSTGLEQVNQALSQLDHSTQQNAALVEQSAASAVLLREQAEKLADAVGEFKLATA; translated from the coding sequence ATGTTCTCATCGATACGCGCGCGGATTCTTGCAACCTGCGTCGGCATAGTCGCGACCGCGCTGATTGCCACCGGGGGCATCATCTATTACGTCGTCGAGCAACACAACGACGAGATGATCAACAGCAATCTGAAGTCGACGCTCGCCGGCCAGACGCTGGCCATCAACCAGTGGATCGCAAGCTGCGCCAAGCAGGTGGCCGTGCTGGCGGATTCGGCGCCGCTTGGCTCGAGCGCTGAGGTGCTCCCGTCGCTGCGGCTGGTCATGCAGTCCGGCGGCTTCGTCGCCGTGACGCTGGGCCTGGCCGACAAGACGGCCTATTCGCCCACGCCGCTGCCGGCCGGCTACGATCCGACGGCGCGGCCATGGTACAAGCAGGCGGCCGCATCCGGCCACGCGCTCGTCACGAGCGTCTACCGCGATGCCGCGACGGGCAAGCCCACCTTCTCGTTCGTCTCCCCGGTCATGCGCGACGGCACCATGAAAGGCGCCATCGCCGCCGGGATGCTGCTCGAAAAGGTAAGCGGCATCGTCGCCGCGATTCGTCCCACGCCGTCGAGCCTCGCGTTCCTGGTCAACCAGAAAGGCGATTTGCTCGCGCTCGGCAATACCGCGCTCATCATGAAGCCGGCGTCCGATCTGTCGGCCGACCTCACGCCCGCGCTGCTCGAGGCGCTGAAGACGGCCGACCGGCCCCTGGAAATCAAGATCGACGGCGCGGACAAATTGCTGCGATCCGAGCCGATCGACGGCACGGACTGGCATCTGGTGCTGGCGCTCGACAAGGCCGACGTGACAGCGGGGATACGCGCCGTGGCCACGACCACGCTGGTATGCGTGATCGTCGTGGCATTGCTCGCCGCCCTGGTGATCGGGGCGCTCACGACCACGGCGTTCCGCCGCATACTGCTCGTGCGTGACGCACTCAACGATGTCAGCAGCGGCAGCGGCGACCTCTCGCGGCGCCTGCCCGCCGAAGGTGGCGACGAAGCCGCGCAGATCGCGCGCGCGTTCAACCTGTTCACGGCGAAGATCAGTGAAACCTTGCTGAAGATCCGCGAAAGCAGCGAATCGGTGCGTCTGGCCAGCTCGGAGATCGCGCAAGGAAACCAGGATTTGTCCGGCCGCACCGAACTCACCGCCTCCAGCCTGCAGGAAACCGCGGCGGCGCTCGAGGAGATCGCCGGCACGGCGCGCAATTCCGCCGACGCGGTCACGCAGATGAGCCAGCTCGCCGAGAAGGCGTCGAGCGTTGCGATCCGCGGCGGCGACACGGTGCGGGAGGTGGTGACCACCATGCACCAAATCACCCAGGCCTCGGCGGAAATCTCGGACATCATCGGCGTGATCGACGGCATCGCGTTCCAGACCAACATCCTCGCGCTCAATGCCGCCGTGGAGGCGGCACGCGCGAGCGAGCACGGCCGCGGTTTCGCCGTGGTGGCTGGCGAAGTGCGCGCGCTGGCCCAGCGCAGCGCACAGGCGGCGCGCGAAATCAAAGCGCTGATCGAATCGTCGGTGTCGAAAATCGAACAGGGCTCGCAGCTGGTGCAGACCGCGGGCTTGACGATGGACGAAATCGTCGGAGGCGTGCGCGGCATCACCAATGCCATCGGCGAGATCGGCGTGGGGGCTCACGAGCAGAGCACGGGCCTGGAGCAAGTGAATCAGGCGCTGTCACAGCTCGATCATTCGACCCAGCAAAATGCCGCGCTGGTGGAGCAATCGGCGGCCTCGGCGGTGCTGTTGCGCGAGCAGGCCGAAAAGCTCGCCGACGCGGTGGGCGAATTCAAGCTCGCGACTGCGTAA
- a CDS encoding porin gives MNEANTPRTRALLQVMIPLCGVAMSGAAAAQSSVSLYGVVDNAFAYSSNQGGHSNFYLSQGNLQASKFGLLGSEDLGGGSRAIFRLESGFNSLTGAQSSAGLIFNRQAYVGLADDRLGTLSLGRQYTPYFNLVGALGPTGVLTGATGAHPGDLDALDTTLRLNNSVAYASPVIAGLQFGAQYGIGGVPGSIGAGGMFSAALRYDFKAFAAAAGYVRLRDGATSPALGSFAINSPVNSGYATAGSAQIVGAAARYKLGDLMLGVNYSNVEYSPGSGSRFTGAGVFNTYGAIATYSFTPALTVGAGYSFTAASKANGIDDPARYHQISLEETYSLSKRTTLYALQAYQHARGKTLIATGSGAPGIVSAVASVGDSQNTTPSSGPSQIVCMLGIRHAF, from the coding sequence GTGAACGAAGCAAACACACCGCGCACCCGTGCGCTGCTGCAGGTAATGATTCCGCTGTGCGGCGTCGCGATGTCCGGTGCCGCGGCCGCGCAGTCGAGCGTCAGCCTCTACGGTGTGGTCGACAATGCGTTTGCCTACTCCAGCAATCAGGGCGGGCATTCCAACTTCTACCTGAGCCAGGGGAACCTGCAGGCGAGCAAATTCGGCCTGTTGGGCAGCGAGGATCTGGGCGGCGGCAGCCGCGCGATCTTTCGACTCGAAAGCGGCTTCAATTCGCTGACCGGTGCGCAAAGCAGCGCGGGGCTGATATTCAACCGGCAGGCATACGTGGGGCTCGCCGACGACCGGCTGGGTACCCTGAGCCTCGGCCGCCAATACACGCCGTATTTCAACCTGGTCGGCGCGCTCGGGCCGACCGGCGTGCTGACCGGCGCCACCGGCGCGCATCCCGGCGATCTCGACGCGCTGGACACGACGCTGCGCTTGAACAACTCAGTCGCCTACGCGTCGCCCGTCATCGCCGGCCTGCAGTTCGGCGCGCAGTACGGCATCGGCGGCGTGCCGGGCAGCATCGGAGCCGGCGGCATGTTCAGCGCCGCGCTGCGCTACGACTTCAAGGCGTTCGCCGCGGCAGCCGGCTATGTCCGGCTGCGGGACGGCGCCACCAGCCCCGCGCTGGGCAGCTTCGCGATCAATTCCCCCGTCAACAGCGGCTACGCGACCGCAGGCAGCGCGCAGATCGTCGGGGCCGCGGCGCGCTACAAGCTGGGCGACCTGATGCTGGGCGTCAATTACTCGAACGTGGAATATTCACCCGGCTCGGGTTCGCGCTTCACCGGCGCGGGCGTGTTCAACACTTACGGGGCGATTGCAACCTACAGCTTCACGCCGGCGCTGACCGTGGGCGCCGGCTACAGCTTCACGGCCGCGAGCAAGGCGAACGGCATCGACGACCCCGCGCGCTATCACCAGATTTCGCTCGAGGAGACTTACAGCCTGTCCAAGCGCACGACGCTCTACGCGCTGCAGGCTTACCAGCACGCCCGGGGCAAGACCCTCATCGCGACGGGATCGGGTGCCCCCGGCATCGTCTCGGCCGTCGCATCGGTCGGCGATTCGCAGAATACGACGCCCTCGTCCGGGCCGTCGCAGATCGTCTGCATGCTCGGAATCCGGCACGCATTCTGA
- a CDS encoding TIM-barrel domain-containing protein, which yields MASLNNRPRFALATRSGAHLVLGADCGARIEVFVLADDIVRVLVLPDGTLRAPRTWAIAPGLEDTALEGRDRRDLGGFEATPYTLAEHERGIVLETGSVRLTVEYDGGFCSWEVRQAGAWHAVLRDRRTQAYNFGWWDARVYHYVERERGEIYVGLGERAGALNRAGQCYEMRNIDAMGYDARTTDPLYKHIPFYVTWRPETSTGYGLFYDTLADCRFDMGRELDNYHGHYRHFVAEHGDLDYYFIASADTPLAAVRRFTWLTGRPAWTPKWGLGYSGSTMSYTDADDAQSRMAEFLVRCEAHDILCDSFHLSSGYTSIGPKRYVFNWNREKFPDIDGFVDGYLRSGVRLCANIKPCLLQDHPAFEEVERAGLLIRAADGTPAWVQFWDEVGAYLDFTNPAAYDWWKARVKGSLLAYGIAATWNDNNEFEIWTPNAIAQGFGTPFAAQQAKPLQTLLMMRASRDAQREHAPGKRPFLVSRSGGVGMQRYVQTWSGDNFTSWETLRFNLKMGLGLAMSGVSNSGHDIGGFSGPAPEPELFARWVAFGVFLPRFSIHSWNDDGTVNEPWMYPELTRLVADLIKLRYRLIPYLYELLWQSHACYEPVLRPMFAEFPHDPACLADGDDMMLGSSMLVAPVVEPGQTTRDVYLPAGARWASYWSGEVFEGGQTVRLPAPMECPVFLIREGGCVPLNVAEQHFARAADERAFMAVPYAGDGELSGHCIEDDGESEAGRAGEPGRWNLSIRSTPARLTVSIARAGRMPAARAAQAAVTLMIPAADTREVTCAGAEVVGDVLSAGWRCLTVRVI from the coding sequence ATGGCATCACTCAACAACCGTCCCCGCTTCGCGCTTGCCACCCGGTCGGGCGCGCATCTGGTGCTGGGCGCAGACTGCGGCGCACGCATCGAGGTATTCGTCCTGGCGGACGACATCGTGCGCGTGCTGGTTCTGCCCGACGGCACGCTGCGTGCCCCTCGCACCTGGGCGATTGCGCCCGGCTTGGAGGATACGGCGCTCGAGGGCCGCGATCGGCGCGACCTCGGCGGCTTCGAGGCCACGCCGTACACACTGGCGGAGCATGAGCGAGGCATCGTGCTGGAGACCGGCTCGGTGCGCCTGACGGTCGAATACGATGGCGGCTTCTGCTCGTGGGAAGTGCGCCAGGCCGGCGCGTGGCATGCCGTGCTCAGGGATCGCCGGACGCAGGCCTACAACTTCGGCTGGTGGGATGCGCGTGTCTATCACTATGTCGAGCGCGAGCGCGGCGAAATCTACGTGGGCCTCGGCGAGCGGGCCGGCGCGCTGAATCGTGCCGGCCAGTGCTATGAAATGCGCAACATCGATGCGATGGGCTACGATGCGCGCACCACCGATCCGCTATACAAGCACATCCCGTTCTACGTGACCTGGCGGCCCGAAACCTCGACGGGCTACGGCCTCTTCTACGATACGCTGGCCGATTGCCGGTTCGACATGGGCCGCGAACTGGACAACTATCACGGGCATTACCGCCATTTCGTCGCGGAACATGGGGATCTCGACTACTACTTCATCGCCTCTGCCGACACGCCGCTCGCCGCCGTGCGCCGCTTCACCTGGCTGACCGGCCGCCCGGCCTGGACGCCCAAGTGGGGCCTCGGCTATTCCGGCTCGACCATGAGCTACACCGACGCGGACGACGCCCAGAGCCGCATGGCGGAATTCCTCGTGCGATGCGAGGCGCACGACATCCTGTGCGACTCGTTTCACCTTTCGTCGGGGTATACCTCGATCGGGCCGAAGCGCTACGTGTTCAACTGGAATCGCGAGAAATTCCCGGACATCGACGGCTTTGTCGACGGCTATCTGCGCAGCGGCGTGCGGCTCTGCGCGAATATCAAGCCGTGTCTGCTGCAGGATCATCCGGCATTCGAGGAGGTCGAGCGCGCCGGCCTGCTGATCCGCGCCGCGGACGGCACACCTGCGTGGGTCCAGTTCTGGGACGAGGTGGGCGCATATCTCGATTTCACCAACCCGGCGGCCTACGACTGGTGGAAGGCGCGCGTCAAGGGCAGCCTGCTTGCCTACGGCATCGCGGCCACCTGGAACGACAACAACGAGTTCGAGATCTGGACGCCGAACGCGATCGCGCAGGGCTTCGGCACGCCGTTTGCCGCGCAGCAGGCGAAGCCGCTGCAAACGCTGTTGATGATGCGCGCCTCGCGCGATGCGCAGCGCGAGCACGCGCCGGGCAAGCGGCCGTTCCTGGTGTCCCGCTCCGGCGGAGTGGGCATGCAGCGCTACGTGCAGACCTGGTCGGGTGACAACTTCACGTCCTGGGAGACGCTGCGCTTCAACCTGAAAATGGGGCTTGGGCTCGCCATGTCGGGCGTGTCGAACAGCGGACACGACATCGGCGGCTTTTCGGGGCCGGCGCCCGAACCGGAACTGTTCGCGCGCTGGGTCGCGTTTGGGGTGTTCCTGCCGCGTTTTTCGATCCATTCATGGAACGACGACGGTACCGTCAACGAGCCCTGGATGTATCCCGAGCTGACCCGGCTCGTGGCCGATCTCATCAAGCTTCGTTATCGCCTGATTCCGTACCTCTACGAACTGCTCTGGCAGTCGCATGCCTGCTACGAACCGGTGCTGCGCCCGATGTTCGCCGAGTTCCCGCACGATCCCGCCTGTCTGGCCGACGGTGACGACATGATGCTCGGCTCCTCGATGCTCGTCGCACCCGTGGTGGAGCCGGGGCAGACCACGCGCGACGTGTACCTGCCAGCCGGTGCGCGTTGGGCATCGTACTGGAGCGGCGAGGTGTTCGAGGGCGGTCAGACCGTGCGCCTGCCCGCGCCGATGGAATGCCCGGTGTTCCTGATCCGCGAAGGCGGCTGCGTGCCGCTCAACGTCGCCGAGCAGCATTTCGCGCGGGCCGCCGACGAACGCGCCTTCATGGCGGTGCCCTATGCGGGAGACGGCGAACTGAGCGGGCATTGCATCGAGGACGACGGTGAGAGCGAGGCTGGCCGCGCCGGCGAGCCAGGGCGCTGGAACCTGTCGATCCGTTCCACGCCTGCGCGACTCACCGTGTCGATCGCACGCGCGGGCCGGATGCCGGCGGCCCGCGCGGCGCAGGCGGCCGTGACCCTGATGATTCCCGCCGCCGACACGCGCGAGGTGACCTGCGCCGGCGCGGAGGTCGTGGGCGATGTGCTGAGCGCCGGGTGGCGATGCCTGACCGTGCGTGTCATATAA
- a CDS encoding MFS transporter → MKEKDLKTIAGLRWWIIALVCLGTIVNYLSRNALGVLAPQLKTLLSMSTQQYSYVVGAFQVGYTLMQPVCGLVIDIIGLRAGFAIFAMLWSAVGCLHGLASGWASLAALRGLMGLTEAVAIPAGMKVVAEWFPNKERSVAVGYFNAGTSLGSLLAPPLVIFISLRYGWQAAFAVTGALGFAWAAIWYVFYRSPDNHRKISAKEYEKIVAGKEPSGSAAGGRRRVRDVIATRRFWAIAQARFFAEPAWQTFSFWIPLYLATERHMDLKQIAIFAWLPFLAADLGGLFGGYLSPFLIKYLRIPLIWSRVAGVVLGAFMMIGPACIGFVASPYEAIALFCVGGFAHQMISALVNTLSADVFDSSEVGTASGFAGMAAWIGGLGFSLLVGALADSIGYKPLFVALGAFDLIGATLLIILMRGVTRPRPDAATRGTRPAA, encoded by the coding sequence ATGAAGGAGAAGGACTTGAAAACCATAGCTGGCCTGCGCTGGTGGATCATTGCCCTCGTGTGCCTGGGGACCATCGTCAACTACCTGTCGCGCAACGCGCTGGGGGTGCTCGCGCCGCAGCTCAAGACGCTCCTGAGCATGAGCACGCAGCAGTACTCCTACGTGGTGGGGGCATTTCAGGTCGGCTACACGCTGATGCAGCCGGTATGCGGGCTCGTCATCGACATCATCGGACTGCGCGCGGGCTTTGCGATCTTCGCCATGCTGTGGTCGGCCGTCGGCTGCCTGCACGGCCTGGCGAGCGGCTGGGCATCGCTTGCCGCGCTGCGCGGGCTGATGGGGCTCACGGAGGCGGTGGCGATTCCCGCCGGGATGAAGGTGGTCGCCGAATGGTTCCCGAACAAGGAACGCTCGGTGGCCGTGGGCTATTTCAACGCCGGCACCTCGCTCGGTTCGCTGCTCGCCCCGCCGCTGGTGATCTTCATCTCCTTGCGGTACGGATGGCAGGCCGCGTTTGCCGTCACTGGCGCGCTCGGCTTCGCGTGGGCGGCAATCTGGTACGTCTTTTATCGTTCTCCTGACAATCACCGGAAGATATCGGCCAAGGAGTATGAAAAGATCGTGGCCGGAAAGGAGCCGAGCGGGTCCGCCGCCGGCGGCCGGCGCCGTGTGCGCGACGTGATCGCGACGCGACGCTTCTGGGCCATCGCGCAGGCGCGCTTCTTCGCCGAGCCGGCCTGGCAGACGTTCAGCTTCTGGATTCCGCTCTACCTGGCAACCGAGCGCCACATGGATTTGAAGCAAATCGCCATTTTTGCCTGGCTGCCGTTTCTCGCGGCCGATCTGGGCGGCCTGTTCGGCGGCTACCTGTCTCCGTTCCTGATCAAGTATCTGCGCATCCCGCTGATCTGGTCGCGCGTCGCCGGCGTCGTGCTCGGCGCGTTCATGATGATCGGCCCCGCCTGCATCGGATTCGTCGCTTCGCCTTACGAGGCCATCGCGCTCTTCTGCGTGGGCGGCTTCGCCCATCAGATGATCTCGGCCCTGGTCAACACGCTGTCGGCCGATGTTTTCGATTCCAGCGAAGTCGGCACGGCGAGCGGCTTCGCCGGCATGGCCGCGTGGATCGGCGGACTCGGTTTTTCGCTGCTGGTGGGCGCGCTTGCCGATTCCATCGGCTACAAGCCGCTGTTCGTGGCACTCGGCGCGTTCGATCTGATCGGCGCGACGCTCCTGATCATCCTGATGCGCGGCGTGACTCGCCCGCGCCCGGACGCGGCGACGCGCGGCACGCGCCCCGCCGCTTAA